The following proteins are co-located in the uncultured Draconibacterium sp. genome:
- a CDS encoding cold shock domain-containing protein, protein MGRSQETFNKKEVRNKKEKKRKEKAEKRNARRDGEKKSSLDDMIAYVDANGNIVSTPPPERTKKDEIKLEDIEISVPKGGSVSDEDPIKKGIVSFFNDSKGFGFIKNSDTKQDVFVHINNVIDDIKEGNKVTYEVEMGQRGPTAVNVKIDK, encoded by the coding sequence ATGGGTAGATCGCAAGAAACATTTAACAAAAAAGAAGTTAGAAACAAAAAAGAGAAGAAAAGAAAAGAGAAAGCAGAAAAAAGAAATGCTCGCAGAGACGGTGAGAAAAAATCAAGTCTTGACGATATGATTGCTTATGTTGATGCCAATGGAAATATAGTATCAACCCCTCCTCCTGAAAGAACAAAAAAAGATGAAATAAAATTGGAAGATATCGAGATCAGCGTGCCCAAAGGTGGTTCTGTATCCGATGAAGATCCGATTAAAAAAGGGATTGTTTCATTCTTTAACGATTCAAAAGGTTTTGGATTTATCAAAAATTCAGATACCAAGCAAGACGTTTTCGTTCATATTAACAACGTTATCGACGACATTAAAGAAGGTAACAAAGTTACATATGAAGTTGAAATGGGACAAAGAGGCCCAACTGCAGTTAATGTTAAAATCGACAAATAA
- a CDS encoding DUF1456 family protein has product MDNNDILRRLRYAFDVSDTKMMETFALGSLQTNRAEISSWLKKDTDPDYVELNDFQLAAFLNGLISDKRGSKEGTKPIPENRLNNNIIFRKLRIALNLKDTDILEILQIAGFKISKHELSAFFRKPGQTQFRECKDQILRNFLKGLQMKYRENKTL; this is encoded by the coding sequence ATGGACAATAACGATATATTACGCCGACTCCGCTACGCCTTCGACGTTAGCGACACTAAAATGATGGAAACTTTTGCATTGGGCAGTTTACAAACCAACCGGGCAGAAATTAGCAGTTGGTTAAAAAAAGATACCGATCCTGATTATGTTGAGCTAAACGATTTTCAACTTGCGGCTTTTCTTAACGGATTAATCAGCGATAAACGGGGAAGCAAAGAAGGGACAAAACCAATTCCCGAAAACCGTTTAAACAACAACATCATATTTCGAAAATTACGTATTGCTTTAAATTTAAAAGACACAGATATTCTGGAAATTCTTCAGATTGCCGGATTTAAAATAAGTAAACACGAGCTGAGTGCCTTCTTTCGGAAACCGGGGCAAACACAATTTCGCGAATGCAAAGATCAGATACTCCGGAACTTTTTAAAAGGCCTACAAATGAAATACCGCGAAAACAAAACACTTTAA
- a CDS encoding DUF1080 domain-containing protein, which yields MKTISLLLILLAIFTFSVNAQNSDTEDWISLFNGVDLEGWTIKITDSELGVNLNETFIVEDSMLRIRYNKYKSFNNNFGHLYYHTPFSYYKLSFDYRFVGEQLTGGASWNVRNSGIMLHSQSAESNEFGQHFPVSIELQLLGGLEQGERPTANVCTPGTAVETNGMVNYDHCINSKSKTYNGDQWVHCEAIVMGGDYMTFIVEGDTVLHFKKPQIGGGFISNKEGAVDWNNYGVERDEELWMAKDGEILTKGYIALQAESHPIDFKNIKLLNLCGCKDPKAKNYKSYFITNDQSKCKY from the coding sequence ATGAAAACCATAAGCCTGCTACTCATTTTACTAGCTATATTTACATTTAGTGTAAATGCCCAAAATTCGGATACAGAAGATTGGATTTCGTTGTTTAACGGAGTAGATCTTGAAGGATGGACAATAAAAATTACAGACTCTGAGCTTGGTGTAAATCTCAACGAGACTTTTATTGTTGAAGACTCAATGCTTCGAATTCGTTACAACAAATACAAATCTTTTAACAACAACTTTGGACACCTGTATTATCACACTCCCTTTTCGTATTACAAATTGAGTTTTGACTATCGTTTTGTAGGTGAGCAATTAACAGGTGGCGCCAGTTGGAATGTACGTAACAGTGGCATAATGTTACACTCGCAATCGGCCGAAAGTAATGAGTTTGGGCAACACTTTCCTGTTTCGATTGAACTTCAGCTTTTGGGTGGGCTTGAACAGGGAGAACGCCCCACTGCCAATGTTTGCACACCGGGTACAGCGGTTGAAACAAACGGGATGGTGAACTACGATCACTGTATAAATTCAAAATCGAAAACTTATAATGGCGATCAGTGGGTACACTGTGAAGCAATTGTTATGGGTGGCGATTACATGACATTTATTGTTGAGGGTGACACCGTTTTACATTTTAAAAAGCCACAAATAGGGGGCGGTTTTATTTCGAATAAAGAAGGTGCCGTTGACTGGAATAACTATGGAGTGGAGCGCGATGAGGAACTGTGGATGGCAAAAGATGGGGAAATACTTACCAAAGGTTACATTGCCTTACAAGCCGAAAGTCATCCCATCGATTTCAAAAACATTAAACTCCTTAATCTGTGTGGTTGCAAAGACCCGAAAGCAAAAAACTATAAGTCGTATTTTATTACCAACGATCAATCGAAATGTAAATATTGA
- a CDS encoding glycosyltransferase, with protein sequence MKFILVSVGTRGDMEPFLTLAGLLNKNGHQTLCAFPEQFRKLAEDAGIPFYGLSPKFLELIEGDDAVNLMGGKISALKKLKILIKLYKLGIVVNKELVEQQELLFNNEKPDRVIFNGKSTYPIIWEFLNPGKSFLLSPVPCLIHSLKEYPHIGFKGDYGPFFNQLTYKLSNFGLLKNIQDTTKSIRKKHDIKGSDVKKALFGTKMIYTISPSIFKQPDYWPEHVKVVGYHERNKAGNWKPDDKLLQFIKDHDKLLFFTFGSMTNPEPLEKTKIILEILERNRIPAIINTASGGLIQPENYDSDLVYFVETIPYDWVFSKVFAVIHHGGSGTTHAAIKNGCSTMILPHIIDQFLWNNLMFNAGVGPKGIAVDKLTTENLEPKILDIFKNEEYNKKACDLGESMKQEDLSKELYDILIS encoded by the coding sequence ATGAAATTCATACTCGTTTCTGTTGGAACACGTGGCGACATGGAACCTTTCCTTACCCTTGCCGGTTTATTGAATAAAAACGGGCACCAAACACTTTGCGCTTTTCCCGAACAATTTCGTAAGCTGGCTGAAGATGCCGGAATTCCTTTTTATGGACTTAGTCCCAAATTCCTTGAATTAATTGAAGGAGACGATGCTGTAAATTTGATGGGTGGCAAAATATCTGCTCTAAAAAAACTAAAAATTTTAATCAAGCTTTATAAGCTGGGCATTGTTGTAAATAAGGAATTGGTTGAGCAACAAGAACTACTATTCAATAATGAAAAGCCCGACCGGGTAATTTTTAACGGCAAATCAACCTATCCAATAATCTGGGAGTTTTTAAATCCGGGAAAATCATTTCTGCTCAGCCCTGTTCCTTGTCTGATTCATTCACTTAAAGAGTATCCTCATATTGGATTTAAAGGCGATTATGGCCCATTTTTTAATCAACTCACTTACAAACTAAGCAACTTTGGGCTTCTGAAAAACATTCAGGATACAACTAAAAGCATACGTAAAAAGCACGATATAAAAGGTTCGGATGTAAAAAAAGCACTTTTTGGCACTAAGATGATTTACACCATTTCGCCAAGCATTTTTAAACAACCCGATTACTGGCCGGAACATGTAAAAGTTGTTGGATACCACGAAAGAAACAAAGCCGGCAATTGGAAACCCGATGACAAACTGCTTCAATTCATAAAAGATCACGACAAACTTTTGTTCTTTACATTTGGCAGCATGACAAATCCTGAACCTCTGGAAAAAACAAAAATCATTTTGGAGATTCTTGAAAGAAATCGAATTCCTGCCATTATAAATACAGCGTCGGGAGGGTTAATACAACCGGAAAATTACGATTCTGACCTTGTTTATTTTGTTGAAACGATTCCTTACGACTGGGTGTTTTCAAAAGTTTTTGCGGTTATACATCATGGTGGTTCAGGCACTACACACGCTGCCATAAAAAATGGCTGTTCTACTATGATTTTGCCGCATATTATTGATCAGTTTTTGTGGAACAACCTAATGTTTAATGCCGGTGTGGGTCCCAAAGGCATTGCCGTTGATAAATTAACAACTGAAAATCTAGAACCTAAAATTCTGGATATTTTCAAAAACGAGGAATACAATAAAAAAGCCTGTGATCTTGGAGAAAGTATGAAGCAGGAAGATTTAAGCAAAGAACTCTACGATATTCTTATTTCGTAA
- a CDS encoding alpha/beta hydrolase-fold protein → MNKLSFLFVALIFAVTALAQDSKVFDNLTVKSEILGMERNYAIYLPPGYETSERSYPVLYLLHGATDNHTGWVQFGEIQHIADKAIKDGTATAMIVVMPDADTKQMGYTNTPNGWRFEDFFFEELIPHVENKYRIRKEKRYRAIAGLSMGGGGTFYYALHRPDLFSSACPLSASTGPLTREDVDRQMQRRGMGETTEIQKDEWYKNYSVLELVKTLPEKDLSSVHWFIDCGDDDFLYEGNSLVHIELRKRNIQHEYRVRNGAHNWTYWRDSLPVVLGFISDTFHQH, encoded by the coding sequence ATGAATAAATTATCCTTCCTTTTTGTAGCCTTGATTTTTGCAGTTACAGCATTGGCACAAGACAGTAAAGTTTTTGATAATCTCACAGTAAAAAGCGAGATACTTGGTATGGAACGCAACTATGCCATTTATCTTCCGCCCGGCTACGAAACTTCAGAAAGAAGTTACCCGGTACTTTATTTGCTGCACGGCGCCACTGACAACCATACGGGGTGGGTGCAATTTGGCGAAATTCAGCACATAGCCGACAAAGCCATAAAAGATGGCACCGCAACTGCAATGATAGTTGTAATGCCCGACGCCGACACAAAACAAATGGGATACACCAATACTCCAAATGGCTGGCGTTTCGAAGACTTCTTTTTTGAAGAATTAATACCGCATGTTGAAAACAAATACCGAATTCGGAAAGAGAAACGTTACCGTGCTATTGCAGGACTTTCGATGGGTGGAGGTGGAACATTCTATTACGCACTTCACCGACCCGATTTATTTTCATCGGCTTGCCCTTTAAGTGCTTCAACCGGACCATTAACCCGCGAAGATGTTGACCGGCAAATGCAACGCCGGGGAATGGGCGAAACAACAGAAATACAAAAAGATGAATGGTACAAAAATTACAGTGTGCTCGAGTTGGTAAAAACTCTGCCCGAAAAAGACCTTTCGTCGGTGCATTGGTTTATTGATTGTGGCGATGATGATTTTCTTTACGAAGGAAATTCGCTGGTACATATCGAATTAAGAAAACGTAATATTCAGCACGAATACCGTGTTCGCAACGGCGCACACAACTGGACCTATTGGCGGGATTCTTTGCCCGTTGTTCTTGGTTTTATTTCCGATACTTTTCATCAACATTAA
- a CDS encoding N-acetylmuramoyl-L-alanine amidase-like domain-containing protein, producing the protein MRQVKTIFLALFLLCSYYGQSQIKFEPEDKKILQNIFSQFENKKELSTAELVALVGKYFIETPYVASTLETEPEQLVINLRELDCTTYAENCLAIARILKSGQLTFESFKKELMGIRYRDGIVNGYPSRLHYFSDWIYVNEEKGLLKQVSKEIANTPYPLNINFMSTHPDSYKQLETNPGFVSPLKKTEAEISSRKMFFIPKDKIAGFEKQMHEGDIIGLTTSIKGLDITHVGILVKKNERIHLMHASSKAEKVVISENTLEEYLAGRKTVNGIMVVRPN; encoded by the coding sequence ATGAGACAAGTAAAAACTATATTTCTGGCTCTTTTTCTTTTGTGCTCCTATTACGGTCAAAGCCAAATAAAATTCGAGCCTGAGGACAAAAAGATCCTTCAAAATATTTTCAGCCAATTCGAAAACAAGAAAGAATTAAGTACAGCCGAGTTGGTAGCTCTGGTTGGAAAATATTTCATAGAAACTCCGTACGTTGCAAGTACGCTCGAAACAGAGCCCGAACAGCTGGTAATTAATTTGCGCGAGCTGGATTGTACAACCTATGCCGAAAACTGTCTGGCAATAGCGCGCATCCTAAAAAGCGGGCAACTTACTTTCGAATCATTTAAAAAAGAGTTGATGGGGATTCGTTACCGCGATGGTATTGTTAACGGTTACCCTTCGCGTTTACATTATTTCAGCGACTGGATTTATGTGAATGAAGAAAAAGGTTTGCTAAAACAGGTATCGAAAGAAATAGCCAATACACCTTATCCGCTCAACATAAATTTTATGAGTACGCATCCCGACAGTTACAAACAACTAGAAACAAATCCCGGGTTTGTTTCCCCACTCAAAAAAACGGAAGCAGAAATAAGTTCGAGGAAGATGTTTTTTATACCAAAAGACAAAATTGCCGGGTTTGAAAAGCAGATGCACGAAGGAGATATTATCGGACTTACAACATCGATTAAAGGGCTGGACATTACCCACGTTGGTATTCTTGTAAAAAAGAACGAAAGAATACACTTAATGCACGCCTCGTCGAAAGCTGAAAAGGTGGTAATTTCGGAAAACACTCTGGAAGAATACCTGGCCGGGAGAAAAACTGTAAATGGAATTATGGTAGTTCGCCCAAACTAG
- a CDS encoding VOC family protein, with the protein MKKSLFTIAFVLSVLLSMAQSQFTHPGIFVGSVVEDLDKSIEFYTEVIGMVKTGEFSVDKTTACELGLTNKYQLDVTILKLEDSPNATEWKLMSLGTKAKHPKQNYMSDDTGMQYITILVNDIKPVIERCKKHNVKILSGVPSKLGDGRSFILVQDPDGTFIEMISPN; encoded by the coding sequence ATGAAGAAAAGTTTATTCACTATCGCTTTTGTACTATCAGTATTACTTTCAATGGCACAAAGCCAGTTTACGCATCCCGGAATTTTTGTTGGAAGTGTGGTTGAAGACCTGGATAAGTCGATTGAATTTTACACCGAAGTAATTGGGATGGTAAAAACCGGTGAATTTTCGGTTGACAAAACAACTGCATGCGAACTGGGTTTAACCAACAAATATCAGTTGGATGTTACCATTTTAAAACTGGAGGACAGCCCCAATGCAACCGAGTGGAAATTAATGAGCCTGGGAACGAAAGCAAAACACCCAAAACAAAATTACATGAGCGACGACACCGGAATGCAGTACATTACCATTTTAGTGAACGACATTAAGCCGGTTATTGAACGCTGCAAAAAGCACAATGTAAAAATTCTGAGTGGTGTTCCTTCAAAATTAGGCGATGGACGTTCATTTATTTTGGTTCAGGATCCTGACGGAACGTTTATCGAAATGATCAGCCCTAATTAA
- a CDS encoding glycyl-radical enzyme activating protein, whose amino-acid sequence MIFNIQRFSTHDGNGVRTVVFYKGCPLSCWWCSNPESQSFNYSFLYDKKFCKNFEDCMLIEPKSISRSSDGSRQINREQIQNPENLKNTCISKALTVSGEQKSVDEILSEIEKDRVFYGKNGGVTLSGGEPLSQGSDLDELLHALKVRKISVNIETTLHVPWQKIERCIGLVDTFLVDLKHTQKDKLKKHTGGNVLLVMSNLVRLDNAGVNYIVRIPVIPEFNHSETEISELIYFVSTLKNAREIHFLPYHTFGKEKYQMLGLTYKMGSITAVKHTELEPYIALAQNKGFKTKIGG is encoded by the coding sequence ATGATTTTCAACATCCAGCGGTTTTCAACACACGACGGAAATGGTGTGCGAACAGTTGTTTTCTACAAGGGCTGTCCGTTAAGTTGCTGGTGGTGCAGTAATCCTGAAAGTCAATCATTTAATTACAGCTTCCTGTACGACAAAAAGTTTTGTAAAAACTTTGAAGATTGTATGCTCATCGAACCCAAATCGATTTCACGTTCTTCGGATGGCTCGCGTCAAATCAATCGCGAACAAATTCAAAATCCTGAAAATTTGAAAAACACCTGCATCTCGAAAGCATTAACGGTTTCGGGCGAACAAAAAAGTGTTGATGAAATTCTTTCAGAAATAGAAAAAGACAGGGTATTTTATGGTAAAAACGGAGGAGTTACACTTTCCGGTGGCGAACCACTTTCGCAGGGAAGCGATTTAGATGAATTGCTACACGCGCTAAAAGTCCGGAAGATTAGTGTGAATATTGAGACTACGCTTCATGTTCCCTGGCAAAAGATAGAACGTTGTATTGGACTGGTTGACACTTTTTTAGTTGATCTGAAACACACTCAAAAAGACAAATTAAAAAAACATACGGGTGGAAATGTTTTACTTGTGATGTCGAACCTTGTTCGACTGGATAATGCAGGTGTAAATTACATTGTTCGAATACCTGTAATACCAGAGTTTAATCATTCGGAAACAGAAATCTCAGAACTCATTTATTTTGTATCAACACTAAAAAATGCCAGAGAAATTCATTTTCTGCCCTATCACACTTTTGGCAAAGAAAAATACCAGATGCTGGGATTAACATACAAAATGGGAAGCATTACCGCAGTAAAACACACTGAACTTGAACCGTACATTGCCCTGGCTCAAAACAAAGGTTTTAAAACAAAAATTGGAGGTTAA
- a CDS encoding glycyl radical protein, protein MISEKQTSKITDRIAHLREKVLSTKPSVCTERARFYTTVYRENEEQPIIIKRALALEMTLKEMTIFIDEGELIVGNQSSQHRAAPIFPEYAVDWLPEEMDELDKRPGDAFFITDKHKEELLEIAHWWKGKVLWDKGRALMSQELRDLQDSAIIKATGNLTSGDAHIAVDFYKILDQGLDAYLDEISYYNTQIDRTTIEGVKKDHFYNALHISVKALRIFIERYSTLALSESLLEEDSTREEELKIISGNCRHIAHHPPKNFYQALQLTYFIQLVLQIESNGHSVSLGRMDQYLFPFYQQDKLSGKITEEEASELLENTWIKLMSINKIRPWSHTRFSAGGPLYQNVTIGGQTTEAKDAVNELSFLILDSVGKMKLTQPNLSVRFHKNIDQKFMMECMRVIEMGFGMPSFNNDEIVIPELINLGVEKEDAYNFSAIGCIEIAVPGKWGYRCTGMSFLNFMRVFLASMYDGLDKQTGKTFHKGTGHFKDFESFEQVYEAWQNQVKFYAKKTIEIDTAVDTALEIYVPDILCSTFVDSCISRGKTIKEGGSKYDFVSGLQVGIANLGNSLAAIKKLVFEEKRITKEQLLHAIETDFEGKDGEKTRQLLLNFAPKYGNDDDYVDLLLRDAYNEFIDEIDKYHTTRYNRGPIGCRYYAGTSSISANVPNGAVVPATPDGRKAFTPVAEGSSPSSGTDLLGPTAVFKSVAKLPTERIMGGVLLNQKLSPATIANDANKEKLISIISAFFADLKGWHVQYNIVSKDTLLAAKKNPEKYRDLIVRVAGYSAFFTTLSPDTQDDIIARTEHSLNH, encoded by the coding sequence ATGATAAGCGAAAAACAAACAAGCAAAATTACCGACCGAATTGCACATTTGCGTGAAAAAGTTTTGAGTACAAAACCATCGGTTTGTACCGAACGCGCTCGTTTTTACACCACTGTTTATCGCGAAAACGAAGAACAACCCATAATTATAAAACGCGCCCTGGCTCTTGAAATGACCTTAAAAGAGATGACCATCTTTATTGACGAGGGAGAGTTGATTGTAGGAAATCAATCGAGTCAACACCGTGCAGCTCCTATTTTTCCGGAGTATGCAGTGGATTGGCTGCCGGAAGAAATGGACGAGCTGGACAAACGACCCGGCGATGCATTTTTCATTACCGACAAACACAAAGAGGAACTCCTTGAAATTGCCCATTGGTGGAAAGGAAAAGTATTGTGGGACAAAGGCCGGGCGCTGATGTCGCAAGAGTTAAGAGACTTGCAGGATTCAGCCATAATTAAAGCAACCGGGAATCTTACATCGGGCGATGCACACATTGCCGTTGACTTTTATAAAATACTGGACCAGGGTCTAGATGCTTATTTGGACGAAATTTCATATTACAACACACAAATCGATCGCACAACAATTGAGGGCGTAAAAAAGGATCATTTTTACAATGCGCTCCACATTTCCGTAAAAGCGCTCCGGATTTTTATCGAACGATACAGTACGCTTGCACTATCGGAGAGTTTACTGGAAGAAGATTCGACACGCGAAGAAGAGCTGAAAATCATTTCGGGAAACTGCAGGCACATCGCACATCATCCACCAAAAAACTTTTACCAGGCCTTACAACTCACTTATTTCATTCAACTTGTTTTGCAAATTGAAAGTAACGGGCACAGTGTTTCACTGGGAAGAATGGACCAATATCTTTTTCCATTTTATCAGCAGGACAAACTAAGTGGCAAAATAACAGAGGAAGAAGCTTCAGAACTGCTTGAAAACACCTGGATCAAATTAATGTCGATAAATAAAATTCGACCATGGTCGCACACACGGTTCTCTGCCGGCGGGCCACTCTACCAGAATGTGACCATAGGCGGACAAACTACCGAAGCCAAGGACGCAGTAAACGAACTTAGTTTTCTTATTCTTGATTCGGTGGGTAAAATGAAACTAACCCAACCCAATCTTTCAGTACGGTTTCATAAAAACATCGACCAAAAATTTATGATGGAATGCATGCGTGTAATTGAAATGGGATTTGGAATGCCATCATTCAACAACGACGAAATTGTAATTCCAGAATTGATCAACCTTGGTGTGGAAAAGGAAGATGCCTATAACTTTTCGGCTATCGGATGCATCGAAATTGCGGTACCCGGCAAATGGGGCTACCGATGCACCGGCATGAGTTTTCTAAACTTTATGCGCGTATTTTTAGCATCGATGTACGATGGTTTAGACAAACAAACCGGAAAAACGTTTCACAAAGGAACAGGCCATTTTAAAGATTTCGAAAGTTTTGAGCAGGTTTACGAAGCCTGGCAAAATCAGGTGAAATTTTATGCAAAAAAAACCATTGAGATTGACACAGCCGTTGATACTGCACTTGAAATATATGTTCCCGATATCCTTTGCTCCACTTTTGTTGACAGTTGCATTTCCCGGGGAAAAACAATAAAAGAAGGTGGCTCGAAATATGATTTTGTTTCCGGCTTACAGGTGGGAATAGCCAACCTTGGCAATTCATTGGCTGCCATTAAAAAACTGGTTTTTGAAGAAAAACGAATTACAAAAGAGCAGTTGTTACACGCCATTGAAACTGATTTTGAAGGCAAAGATGGCGAAAAAACCAGGCAACTGCTTCTGAATTTTGCACCAAAATATGGCAACGACGACGATTATGTTGACCTTTTGCTTCGAGATGCTTACAATGAATTTATTGATGAAATAGACAAGTACCACACCACGCGTTACAATCGCGGGCCAATTGGATGTCGCTACTACGCAGGCACATCAAGTATTTCAGCGAATGTTCCGAACGGCGCAGTGGTTCCGGCAACTCCTGACGGACGAAAAGCCTTTACACCGGTGGCCGAAGGAAGCTCTCCATCATCGGGAACAGACTTACTTGGGCCAACTGCTGTATTTAAATCGGTTGCCAAACTTCCTACCGAAAGAATAATGGGAGGTGTTTTATTGAATCAGAAACTTTCGCCGGCAACCATTGCAAACGATGCAAATAAAGAAAAATTAATATCAATAATAAGCGCCTTTTTTGCCGACCTAAAAGGCTGGCATGTGCAGTACAATATTGTATCGAAAGACACGCTGCTGGCGGCCAAAAAGAATCCCGAAAAATACCGCGACCTGATTGTTCGTGTGGCCGGATATTCGGCGTTTTTTACTACTTTATCACCTGATACACAAGACGACATTATAGCAAGAACAGAACATTCATTAAACCATTAA
- a CDS encoding ROK family protein produces MNKYLCGVDIGGTKCAIALVDQDGKMLDKISTCAHVDRGEDEMIKFIADQIKILFKRNNLQQSDVEGIGIGCAGHIRFKDGVIITTSNLKGFKNYPLRATMQQYFEIPVIVDNDANAQAFGDFMFGAGKGYNDMVFLTISTGIGAGLVLNKKMYRGVTGTAGEFGHTIVEAHSDLTCSCGNKGCLMAHACGMALPYLFQKKLNEGKKTKLRMPPNFDVSKISGQYLKKGLEMDDPLSKEIISDSAYYVGLGIYNIFQTLNTPLVVLGGGLTNWGDFYLDKIKATFYELARDMIFDPMEIVISKIGADAGVIGAAALTLE; encoded by the coding sequence ATGAACAAATACCTTTGCGGAGTAGATATTGGTGGCACAAAATGCGCCATCGCGCTTGTAGATCAGGATGGAAAAATGCTCGATAAAATATCGACTTGTGCTCATGTGGATCGTGGCGAAGATGAAATGATAAAATTTATTGCTGACCAGATCAAAATACTATTTAAACGAAACAACCTGCAACAATCAGATGTGGAGGGAATTGGCATTGGATGCGCCGGACACATTCGATTTAAAGATGGCGTAATAATTACTACTTCAAATTTAAAGGGATTCAAAAATTATCCCTTGCGTGCTACCATGCAGCAATATTTTGAAATTCCGGTAATTGTTGACAACGATGCCAATGCACAGGCTTTTGGCGATTTTATGTTTGGTGCCGGCAAAGGATACAACGACATGGTTTTTCTTACCATTAGCACCGGGATTGGTGCGGGTTTGGTTCTCAATAAAAAAATGTACCGGGGAGTTACCGGAACGGCCGGCGAATTTGGGCATACAATTGTTGAAGCGCACAGTGATTTAACCTGTTCGTGCGGGAACAAAGGATGTTTAATGGCGCATGCATGTGGAATGGCTCTTCCCTACCTGTTTCAGAAAAAGTTAAACGAAGGGAAAAAAACAAAGCTGCGCATGCCGCCCAATTTTGATGTTTCGAAAATAAGTGGACAGTACCTGAAAAAAGGATTGGAAATGGACGATCCATTATCAAAGGAAATCATTTCGGATAGTGCATATTATGTCGGACTTGGAATTTATAATATCTTTCAAACCTTAAATACGCCTTTGGTTGTACTTGGCGGCGGCCTGACAAACTGGGGCGACTTTTATCTCGACAAAATAAAAGCGACCTTTTATGAACTGGCGCGAGACATGATTTTTGATCCGATGGAAATTGTAATCTCAAAAATTGGTGCAGATGCGGGAGTTATTGGTGCGGCTGCTTTAACACTGGAATAA
- a CDS encoding DeoR/GlpR family DNA-binding transcription regulator, with product MLNERQNLILKTLGENDQTSVNVLSEKLNVSSVTIRQDLKFLEAEGLLKRVHGGAVLKDADDLTNRLGVNYEKKLRIARKVAARVNEGETILIESGSVNVLLARELLKIKRVTIITTNVYIARQFRKNEQANIIVLGGIYQHDSETLVGKITRACIDQLNIDKAFIGIDGYSKEAGFTLRDLFRAEVSSHIIQKAKDVFVVSDSSKFGKTHLTNICSINDIQHIVTNTDLSEDFKSEFKKAGIDLLLA from the coding sequence ATGTTGAACGAACGACAAAATTTAATTCTAAAAACTCTGGGAGAAAACGATCAAACTTCGGTAAATGTTCTCTCCGAAAAGTTAAATGTTTCGTCGGTTACAATCAGACAAGACCTTAAATTTTTAGAAGCTGAAGGTCTTTTAAAGCGGGTGCACGGTGGCGCAGTTTTAAAAGATGCCGACGACCTAACCAACCGGCTTGGCGTTAACTACGAAAAAAAACTACGCATTGCACGAAAAGTGGCAGCGCGTGTAAACGAAGGCGAAACTATTTTAATCGAATCAGGTTCGGTAAATGTTCTTTTGGCGCGCGAGCTGCTTAAAATAAAACGGGTTACGATTATCACTACCAATGTTTATATTGCCCGCCAATTCAGAAAAAACGAACAGGCAAACATTATTGTACTTGGTGGCATTTACCAGCACGACAGCGAAACGCTGGTGGGCAAAATAACACGAGCCTGCATCGATCAGTTAAACATCGACAAAGCCTTTATTGGCATTGACGGTTATTCAAAAGAAGCCGGATTTACACTGCGCGATCTGTTCAGGGCCGAAGTATCGAGCCATATAATACAAAAGGCCAAAGATGTTTTTGTAGTCAGCGATTCGAGCAAATTCGGGAAGACTCATCTGACCAATATTTGTTCAATAAACGACATTCAGCACATTGTGACCAACACCGATCTTTCCGAAGATTTTAAAAGCGAATTTAAAAAAGCCGGAATTGACTTACTACTTGCCTGA